Within Nitrospiraceae bacterium, the genomic segment GGAGGGCTATCGCCGGAACCTCTCAGCCCGCTATACTCTCACCCCCGGAGTCAGGCGGCCCGAGGGAACCGTGCAGGTGGGGCTGACCCAAAGCTTGTTCCATGCGGGAAAGTTCTCGACTCGATCGAAAGGCTTGCTCCAAGTCGAAGGCCGCGGCTCATTGCGCATGAATCCGGCGGACGCTGTGCGGTTTGCGGTGACCGACGGTGATCGAGTTCGGTTATCGAATGCGCGAGGCAACGTCACCACGTTCGTAAAAGTGTGGGACCGAGTCCCGGAAGGATTGGCATGGTATCCCGATCATTTTGCACAGGAGATGACCCAACTCTTCGAGTGCACGGTGGATCCGGAGACGAAGGTGCCGTCGTTCCGGATCGCGTCCGTATCGGTGATGAAAGTGGCATAGGACAGACAAGATTGTGAAGCCGTTCATCTGCTATCCGGGAGCATTGTCGTGACTGAACTTAGCTTGCGCCTCGCCATTTCCCTCGCTCAAATCGCCGCTGTGATGGGCATCGTCATGTTGACCGTGATGATCCTGACGCTCGCCGAGCGCAAAGTTCTCGGCTGGATGCAGGACCGCATGGGACCCATGGAAGTGGGCCCCTACGGCATCCTCCAACCGATCGCAGACGGCCTCAAGCTCTTCTTCAAGGAAGACATCATTCCCGCCGGCGCGAACAAGTTCATGTTCAGTTTGGCGCCGATTTTGGCTATGGTGCCGGCGCTGATTGGTTTCGCCGTCATTCCTTTCGGTCCGACTCTCTCATTTGAAGTCGGCGGCATCAAGGTTCAACCTTTCGTCATCAGCGACATCAACATCGGCATCCTGTACATCCTGGCCTTCACCTCAATCGGCGCCTACGGCATCATCCTGGGCGGGTGGGCCTCCAACAGCAAGTACTCGCTGTTGGGGGGGTTGCGGTCTGCCGCCCAGGTCATCAGCTACGAATTGAATGTCGGACTGGCCATCGTCGGCGTGCTGATTCTGGCCGGCTCGCTGAGTCTGGTGAGGATCGCTGAGGCCCAGGCGGGCGGGTTCTGGCACTGGTATCTCTTCGCCCTTCCGATGCCCCAGGTCGTGGCCTTCGTGGTCTATGTGATCTCTTCCGTTGCCGAAACCAATCGCGTACCGTTCGACTTGCCCGAGGCGGAGAGTGAACTCGTCGCTGGTTTCTTCACCGAGTACAGCGGCATGCGCTTCGCGTTTTTCTTCATCGCGGAATACGCCAACATGGTGCTCGTCTCATGCGTCGCCGCGGCGCTCTTCCTCGGAGGCTGGAATGCTCCCTATCCCGGCACGATCCTGGGCCATCTGGGGATCAGCGGCATCGCGTGGATCGAGAATGTCGCTTGGTTTACCGTGAAAGTTTACTTTTTCCTGTTCCTGTTCTTTTGGCTGCGGGCCACCTTGCCGCGGTTGCGGTACGACCAATTGATGCGGTTCGGATGGAAGGTCATGTTGCCGATCGCGCTCGGCAACATTATCGTGACGTCGATCGCTGCGTATTTCTTTCCGAAGTAAGCGGGGAAGGCGTCAGCAATCGGCAGTCAGCGTAAAAGGCTGACGGCTCATAGCTGACCGCTGATAGCTGATATGCAACGATTCACCGACTGGCTCAAGACCATCACGTTCTACGAAATTCTCGTCGGCATGAAGGCCACGCTTTCGCATCTCCTGCAGTACAAACCCATCACGATCCAGTACCCGCACGAGAAACGGAACTTGCCGGACAACTATCGCGGCATGCTGGCGCTCCTTCGCTATGACGATGGCACTGAGAAGTGTGTGGGGTGCGACTTGTGCGAGGCGGCCTGCCCCTCCCGTGTGATCCGCGTCGTCAGTGCAGAGGTGCCCGGCGAACCGACGAAACGGTACTCAAAAGAATATTACATGGACATGACCCGCTGCCTGTTCTGTGGCATGTGCGTCGACGCCTGTCCAGTGGATGCGCTCGGCATGACTCGCGAATTCGAATGGGCCGTGTACGACAAGCGCCAGCTTCTGCTGAACAAAGCTCAATTGCTCGCCATCGGCGATCGATCATTCCCGATTCGGGAAAAGCGGTTGGAGCTGCAGCATCCGAACGTGGCGTTCTTCAACATCCCGTTCAAACACGTGCCGCAAAAGCCGGTCTGAACACTCCGAGGCCGGATATCGTGCTGCGCGCGACATGCGCACAAGGTGGAATCGGACTGAGTCATCTGGATGGAACTGGCCTTCTTCTTTTATTTCGCCCTCGTGATCACCGTCACGTCGACCCTTGTGGTCGCGTTCCGGAATCCCATCTATAGCGCGCTTTCCCTGCTTATCATGTTCTTTCACGTCGCGGGGCTGTACGTCACGCTCCATGCGGAGTTCCTGGCAGCCGTGCAGATCATCGTGTATGCAGGCGCCATTCTCGTGTTGTATCTCTTCGTCGTCATGCTGCTGAATATGAAGCAAGACGACCCGTATCATCGACAGTGGCCCGTTGCGGGACTGATCGGGGGACTGCTCCTGATCGAAGCCCTCGTCTTGACCACTGCACGGTACCGCGTACCGGCCGTGACAACGTCGGAAGTGGAGTCGGTGGTTGAACAGAGCGGCAACACCGAAGCGATCGCCGAGGTGCTGTACTCGACGTATCTGTTCCCCTTCGAGGTCGCGTCGTTGATCCTGCTCGTGGCCATGATCGGCGCCATCCTCCTGGCCAAACGCGACCTCCAGGAGGCGCCAAGGTCATGACGGTTCCGATGTCCTACTATCTCACGCTCAGCGCGATCGTGTTTCTGACCGGCCTCGTCGGCGTGCTGATCCGCCGGAACATCATCATTATTTTACTTTCGGTGGAATTGATGTTGAACGCGACGAACATCAACTTCGTCGCCTTTTCGCAGTACTTTCACAACGTCGCAGGACAGGTCTTCGTGTTTTTTGCTCTGACGGTGGCGGCGGCGGAAGTGGCCGTGGGTCTGGCCATCATCATCGCGCTCCATCGGGCAAAATCCACGATCAATGTAGACGAGTTTAGTCTCCTCAAGTGGTGATCATGAACATGCCGAGAACTGCGATCAAGACGAAGTTGGACTCAGCACTTAGCACTCAGCACTGAGCCCTACAATTATGATCTACGCCCTGATCCCTCTCCTCCCATTCGCCGCCTTTCTGATCCTCGGATTAGCCGGGTGGCGGATCAAGGATCGCGCACATCTGGTGGCCGTCCCCGCCGTCGCTTTGTCTTGGGTACTGTCGATCGTCGCGTTCATCGACGTCGTCTTGGGATCGGTCATCTCTGTTCCCCTGTACACGTGGCTCACGTCCGGTCCGCTCGATATTCACATCGGCTTGTCGGTCGATCGGTTGACGGCCGTGATGTTACTCCTGGTGACGACGGTGAGCGGTCTCGTCCACATCTATACGATCGGTTACATGCATGGGGAACCGGGCTATGCGAGGTTTTTCAGTTATATCGCCCTCTTCACCTTCTCCATGCTCATGCTCGTACTGGCCGACAACCTGCTTCAGCTGTTCATCTTCTGGGAAGCGGTCGGGCTCTGTTCGTACCTCCTGATCGGCCATTGGTACGAACGACCGTCGGCCTGTTCCGCGGCAACAAAAGCCTTTATCGTGAACCGGATCGGCGATTTCGGATTTCTCCTTGGTCTCTTCCTGGCCTGGGCGTCGTTCGGTTCACTCACCTATCTCGACATTTTCGCCCAGGCCCATCAATCCGCGAACGAAACGCTGAACCTGCTTGCCCCGCTGGGCGGTCACTGGGAGGTTTCGGTCGTCACATTGGTGTGCCTCTTGTTGTTCACGGGAGCCGTCGGCAAATCGGCGCAGGTACCGTTACACGTCTGGCTGCCTGATGCCATGGAAGGCCCCACTCCGATCTCCGCTCTCATCCATGCCGCGACGATGGTCACGGCCGGTGTCTTTATGGTGGCCCGGCTGGCTCCCTTGTACAACCTCTCCCCGACCGCTATGTCGGTCGTCGCAATCGTCGGTGGCCTGACCATGGTCTTGGGCGCGACCATCGCTGTTACGCAGACCGACATTAAACGGGTGGTCGCCTACTCCACTGTGAGCCAACTCGGTTACATGATGATGGCTTGCGGTCTGGGTGCCTATGCGGCCGGAATCTATCATCTCCTGACCCACGGAGCTTTCAAAGCTCTGCTGTTCTTAGGCTGCGGCTCCGTGATCATCGCGCTCCATCATGAGCAAGATATGCGGCATATGGGAGGACTCAAGGAGAATCTTCCCGTGACCTACTGGACCTTCGTCGTCGGCTCCCTCGCGCTGGCTGGATTCCCACTGACTGCCGGATTTTTCAGCAAGGACGATCTTCTCGTATCGACGTGGTCGGCCGGTCCGCTCGGTCAGATTCTGACCATCTTCGGACTGCTGACCGCGATGCTGACTGCGTTCTACAGTTTTCGACTCGTCTTCGTCACGTTTTGGGGACCGTCGCACGTCGATCCTCACCATGCCGGTCACGTGCAGGAACCCTCGAAGACCATGACGGTCCCGCTCATCATTCTTGCCGTGCTCAGCGTCATCACCGGCTACCTTGGCATTCCAGGGTTTCTCGAACCGGTCTTTGCAACCGGTTCGGACACAGGTTCTGATCACAGCGGGGGGACCGCGGGTATCATGATGACTGCTACGCTCATGGGCCTCCTGGGGATCGCCGGAGCGTACTACCTGTATGTGATCAGGCCGGGGCTCCCGGATCAATTGATTCGAACGTGGCAGGCTCTGTACCAAGGGTCGCTCCACAAGTGGTATGTCGACGAAGCCTATGACCGGACGGTCGTACGCCCCACGTTTGCTATGGCGGACGAACTCTGGACAAAGATCGATGTCAGGATTAT encodes:
- the nuoH gene encoding NADH-quinone oxidoreductase subunit NuoH — its product is MTELSLRLAISLAQIAAVMGIVMLTVMILTLAERKVLGWMQDRMGPMEVGPYGILQPIADGLKLFFKEDIIPAGANKFMFSLAPILAMVPALIGFAVIPFGPTLSFEVGGIKVQPFVISDINIGILYILAFTSIGAYGIILGGWASNSKYSLLGGLRSAAQVISYELNVGLAIVGVLILAGSLSLVRIAEAQAGGFWHWYLFALPMPQVVAFVVYVISSVAETNRVPFDLPEAESELVAGFFTEYSGMRFAFFFIAEYANMVLVSCVAAALFLGGWNAPYPGTILGHLGISGIAWIENVAWFTVKVYFFLFLFFWLRATLPRLRYDQLMRFGWKVMLPIALGNIIVTSIAAYFFPK
- the nuoI gene encoding NADH-quinone oxidoreductase subunit NuoI → MQRFTDWLKTITFYEILVGMKATLSHLLQYKPITIQYPHEKRNLPDNYRGMLALLRYDDGTEKCVGCDLCEAACPSRVIRVVSAEVPGEPTKRYSKEYYMDMTRCLFCGMCVDACPVDALGMTREFEWAVYDKRQLLLNKAQLLAIGDRSFPIREKRLELQHPNVAFFNIPFKHVPQKPV
- a CDS encoding NADH-quinone oxidoreductase subunit J, with protein sequence MELAFFFYFALVITVTSTLVVAFRNPIYSALSLLIMFFHVAGLYVTLHAEFLAAVQIIVYAGAILVLYLFVVMLLNMKQDDPYHRQWPVAGLIGGLLLIEALVLTTARYRVPAVTTSEVESVVEQSGNTEAIAEVLYSTYLFPFEVASLILLVAMIGAILLAKRDLQEAPRS
- the nuoK gene encoding NADH-quinone oxidoreductase subunit NuoK produces the protein MTVPMSYYLTLSAIVFLTGLVGVLIRRNIIIILLSVELMLNATNINFVAFSQYFHNVAGQVFVFFALTVAAAEVAVGLAIIIALHRAKSTINVDEFSLLKW
- the nuoL gene encoding NADH-quinone oxidoreductase subunit L codes for the protein MIYALIPLLPFAAFLILGLAGWRIKDRAHLVAVPAVALSWVLSIVAFIDVVLGSVISVPLYTWLTSGPLDIHIGLSVDRLTAVMLLLVTTVSGLVHIYTIGYMHGEPGYARFFSYIALFTFSMLMLVLADNLLQLFIFWEAVGLCSYLLIGHWYERPSACSAATKAFIVNRIGDFGFLLGLFLAWASFGSLTYLDIFAQAHQSANETLNLLAPLGGHWEVSVVTLVCLLLFTGAVGKSAQVPLHVWLPDAMEGPTPISALIHAATMVTAGVFMVARLAPLYNLSPTAMSVVAIVGGLTMVLGATIAVTQTDIKRVVAYSTVSQLGYMMMACGLGAYAAGIYHLLTHGAFKALLFLGCGSVIIALHHEQDMRHMGGLKENLPVTYWTFVVGSLALAGFPLTAGFFSKDDLLVSTWSAGPLGQILTIFGLLTAMLTAFYSFRLVFVTFWGPSHVDPHHAGHVQEPSKTMTVPLIILAVLSVITGYLGIPGFLEPVFATGSDTGSDHSGGTAGIMMTATLMGLLGIAGAYYLYVIRPGLPDQLIRTWQALYQGSLHKWYVDEAYDRTVVRPTFAMADELWTKIDVRIIDGAVNGVARAIAWGGWLLRLVQSGQTQHYALGMALGAVVFLTVLLIF